A stretch of Amycolatopsis balhimycina FH 1894 DNA encodes these proteins:
- a CDS encoding SDR family NAD(P)-dependent oxidoreductase gives MRLSGKIALVTGATGGIGEAITRRLAADGARVVVTDVDASRCEALAAELPDALGLALDVTSEEAWQETVSQLDRLTILVNNAGIGEPATVETETLETWEKVIAVSQRGVWLGMKHAGAAIDRAGGGSIVNIASIFGTVGGFGTHFSYHAAKGAVRLMTKNAALHWGKRGVRVNSVHPGFIETPLSRRLWEGTPRHTAMVDGTPLGRLGRTDEVAGAVAFLASEDASFVTGSELYVDGGWTAR, from the coding sequence ATGCGGTTGTCCGGAAAGATCGCGCTCGTCACCGGCGCGACGGGCGGCATCGGCGAGGCGATCACGCGCCGGCTGGCCGCCGACGGCGCGCGGGTCGTCGTCACCGACGTCGACGCTTCGCGGTGCGAAGCCCTGGCTGCGGAACTGCCCGACGCACTCGGCCTGGCCCTCGACGTCACGTCGGAAGAGGCCTGGCAGGAGACGGTGTCACAGCTGGACCGGCTGACGATCCTGGTGAACAACGCGGGCATCGGCGAGCCCGCGACGGTCGAGACGGAAACCCTGGAAACCTGGGAGAAGGTCATCGCCGTCAGCCAGCGCGGGGTCTGGCTGGGCATGAAGCACGCGGGCGCGGCGATCGACCGCGCGGGCGGCGGCTCGATCGTCAACATCGCGTCGATCTTCGGCACGGTCGGCGGCTTCGGGACGCACTTCTCCTACCACGCCGCGAAAGGCGCGGTCCGGCTGATGACCAAGAACGCGGCCCTGCACTGGGGCAAGCGCGGCGTGCGAGTCAACTCGGTCCACCCCGGATTCATCGAGACGCCGTTGTCCCGGCGGCTCTGGGAGGGCACGCCCCGCCACACGGCGATGGTCGACGGCACCCCGCTCGGCCGCCTCGGCCGCACCGACGAGGTCGCGGGCGCGGTGGCCTTCCTGGCGTCGGAGGACGCGAGTTTCGTGACGGGCTCAGAGCTGTACGTCGACGGCGGCTGGACCGCCCGCTGA
- a CDS encoding MBL fold metallo-hydrolase, which produces MSLDRGKWATGGPETVAPGVHRIPLPLPNDGLRAINVYVVEEPDGLVLIDAGWSIPESLAVLDSSLAGLGHRLDEITDVYVTHIHRDHYTQAIELRRRFGTRVHLGAGERPGLELLTTLRTDVPVTSLDVLRRGGAPDLASRMAEGYGEFDPSGWEPPDRWLDAGTVPLRHPLLVVPTPGHTRGHVVYRDAARGLLFSGDHVLPHITPSIGFELGEPGLPLGDYLSSLGLMTTFPDTRLLPAHGPAAASTHTRVEELLDHHDKRLAETEDALGSGARTGHAVAERLSWTRRAIAFGDLNDFNRMLAANETVAHLDVLVARGRAVVSEVDGVSHFQLVP; this is translated from the coding sequence ATGAGTCTCGACCGCGGGAAGTGGGCCACCGGCGGGCCGGAGACGGTCGCGCCGGGCGTGCACCGGATCCCGCTGCCGCTGCCGAACGACGGCCTGCGCGCGATCAACGTTTATGTTGTGGAGGAGCCGGACGGCCTGGTCCTGATCGACGCCGGCTGGTCGATCCCGGAGTCCCTGGCGGTGCTGGACTCGTCGCTGGCCGGACTCGGCCACCGGCTCGACGAGATCACCGACGTCTACGTCACGCACATCCACCGCGACCACTACACCCAGGCGATCGAGCTGCGCCGCCGGTTCGGGACCCGGGTCCACCTCGGCGCGGGCGAGCGGCCGGGGCTCGAGCTGCTGACCACGCTGCGCACCGACGTCCCGGTGACCTCGCTGGACGTCCTCCGTCGCGGCGGCGCGCCCGATCTGGCTTCGCGGATGGCGGAGGGGTACGGCGAGTTCGACCCGTCCGGCTGGGAGCCGCCGGACCGGTGGCTCGACGCGGGCACGGTGCCGCTGCGGCACCCGCTGCTGGTGGTGCCGACGCCCGGCCACACGCGCGGGCACGTCGTGTATCGCGACGCGGCTCGGGGCCTGCTGTTCTCCGGCGACCACGTGCTGCCGCACATCACGCCGTCGATCGGCTTCGAGCTGGGCGAACCGGGTCTCCCGCTCGGCGACTACCTGAGCTCCCTGGGCCTGATGACGACGTTCCCGGACACGCGGCTGTTGCCCGCGCACGGCCCGGCCGCGGCGAGTACGCACACGCGCGTCGAGGAACTCCTGGATCATCACGACAAGCGGCTCGCCGAGACGGAGGACGCCCTCGGCTCGGGCGCCCGGACCGGCCATGCCGTGGCGGAGCGGCTCTCGTGGACGAGGCGGGCGATCGCCTTCGGCGACCTCAACGACTTCAACCGGATGCTCGCGGCGAACGAGACCGTCGCCCACCTGGACGTCCTGGTCGCCCGCGGCCGGGCCGTGGTGTCCGAAGTGGACGGTGTCTCCCATTTCCAGCTCGTGCCGTGA
- a CDS encoding class I adenylate-forming enzyme family protein, producing MREAVQDFRKRAEQADFVAVVDDSGEHTARELLTHAEVLADVLGPRATALVQAGNSWRTVAAALATGLTGGVLAVVNRHTTRAEFAAACEDIRPDVVVAEPSAMDEWDVAAVRPGGTRPALDCWSAVSGAGRGDPARWNGGAFIGLTSGSTGRAKGVVQSEEALRYACSCTIEINGLRPGDAVAAIVPLSSAAAFCFGVYCSLLLGGPLVLTAKWDPPAVVARLAETRTRWTMCVPTMALQLADAGALPGVRSITVGGGPMDRVALERAETALGTKILRVFGMSECLGHTSPLPEEPAEIRLGHDGRPFPGTEVRAVSPHGAVLGPGETGRAQVLGPSLFLGYARGGRVEPPELTGDGFFPTGDLVVSDVDGLITIMGREKDVIIRGGRNIDVTEIERAVAGYERLEQACVVPVHDDVLGERVALLAVPRDGSPVELGDITGYLQEAGLSKTKWPEFVYLVDALPQTKVGKLDRAGAREVAEGLHTGVADPAKSRPTPTRHVTVAAKVIRP from the coding sequence ATGAGGGAAGCCGTCCAGGATTTCCGCAAACGCGCCGAGCAGGCCGACTTCGTCGCCGTCGTCGACGACAGCGGCGAGCACACCGCCCGCGAGCTGCTGACCCACGCCGAGGTCCTCGCCGACGTGCTCGGCCCGCGGGCCACGGCGCTGGTGCAGGCCGGCAACTCCTGGCGCACGGTCGCCGCCGCGCTGGCCACCGGCCTGACCGGCGGGGTCCTCGCCGTGGTCAACCGGCACACGACCCGCGCCGAGTTCGCGGCCGCGTGCGAAGACATCCGGCCGGACGTCGTCGTCGCCGAACCGTCCGCAATGGACGAATGGGACGTCGCCGCGGTGCGGCCCGGTGGCACCCGGCCCGCGCTCGACTGCTGGTCCGCCGTGTCGGGGGCGGGCCGGGGCGACCCGGCGCGGTGGAACGGCGGCGCGTTCATCGGCCTGACGTCCGGGTCCACCGGGCGGGCCAAGGGCGTCGTCCAGTCCGAGGAGGCCCTGCGCTACGCCTGCTCGTGCACGATCGAAATCAACGGCCTCCGGCCCGGCGACGCCGTCGCGGCGATCGTGCCGCTGTCGTCGGCCGCGGCGTTCTGCTTCGGCGTCTACTGCTCGTTGCTGCTCGGCGGCCCGCTGGTCCTGACGGCGAAGTGGGACCCGCCCGCGGTGGTCGCCCGGCTGGCCGAGACGCGCACCCGCTGGACGATGTGCGTCCCGACGATGGCCCTCCAGCTGGCGGACGCGGGCGCACTGCCGGGCGTCCGGTCGATCACCGTGGGTGGCGGTCCGATGGACCGCGTTGCGCTGGAGCGGGCCGAGACCGCGCTGGGGACGAAGATCCTGCGCGTGTTCGGGATGTCCGAGTGCCTCGGCCACACCTCACCCCTGCCGGAGGAGCCCGCGGAGATCCGGCTGGGCCACGACGGACGGCCGTTCCCCGGCACCGAGGTCCGGGCCGTGTCACCGCACGGCGCCGTGCTCGGTCCGGGCGAGACCGGCCGGGCGCAGGTCCTGGGGCCGTCGCTGTTCCTCGGGTACGCCCGCGGCGGCCGCGTCGAGCCGCCGGAGCTGACCGGGGACGGGTTCTTCCCGACCGGCGACCTCGTGGTGTCCGATGTGGACGGTCTGATCACGATCATGGGCCGGGAGAAGGACGTGATCATCCGCGGCGGCCGGAACATCGACGTCACCGAGATCGAGCGGGCCGTCGCCGGCTACGAGCGGCTGGAACAGGCGTGTGTGGTGCCGGTCCATGACGACGTCCTCGGGGAACGGGTGGCCCTGCTCGCCGTCCCGCGTGACGGTTCTCCGGTCGAGCTGGGGGACATCACCGGCTATCTGCAGGAGGCTGGGCTGTCCAAGACGAAATGGCCGGAGTTCGTGTACCTGGTGGACGCGCTGCCGCAGACGAAGGTCGGCAAGCTCGACCGCGCGGGCGCACGCGAGGTCGCCGAAGGCCTGCACACGGGGGTTGCTGATCCGGCCAAAAGCAGGCCGACCCCCACTCGGCACGTAACCGTTGCCGCGAAAGTCATTCGGCCGTGA
- a CDS encoding EthD family reductase, whose product MYNLVLLAAKPPDWTHERFITWWRTDHAELTYRLPGLRSWRHTEVEAALEPRSEGWDGVSILGFDTEEDLRKALASPEWAEAVAQVGDMRGRRIAVLGTEREMFAG is encoded by the coding sequence ATGTACAACCTGGTGCTGCTGGCCGCTAAGCCGCCGGACTGGACCCACGAGCGGTTCATCACCTGGTGGCGGACCGACCACGCCGAGCTCACCTACCGGCTGCCGGGCCTGCGCTCGTGGCGGCACACCGAGGTCGAGGCGGCCCTGGAGCCGCGCTCGGAGGGCTGGGACGGCGTCTCGATCCTCGGCTTCGACACCGAGGAGGACCTGCGCAAGGCCCTCGCCAGCCCGGAATGGGCCGAAGCCGTCGCCCAGGTCGGCGACATGCGCGGCCGCCGGATCGCCGTCCTCGGCACCGAACGGGAGATGTTCGCCGGATGA
- a CDS encoding nuclear transport factor 2 family protein — protein sequence MSEAPFLTKWFEIMDSDTPSRILDLIDDDFTFSILFSTDGRATDFAGGREAMEGYLAQREKGTLTHHPLDVSSTGRAEFYLGEVRRAGEVVANYVAAGQVGPSGRLQRLIIGRSPGVRFEGGADVQPGAAGR from the coding sequence GTGTCTGAAGCGCCGTTCCTGACGAAGTGGTTCGAGATCATGGACAGCGACACGCCGTCGCGGATCCTGGACCTGATCGACGACGACTTCACGTTCTCCATCCTGTTCTCCACCGACGGCCGCGCGACCGACTTCGCCGGCGGACGCGAGGCGATGGAGGGCTACCTCGCCCAGCGCGAGAAGGGCACGCTCACCCACCACCCCCTGGACGTGAGCTCGACCGGACGGGCCGAGTTCTACCTCGGCGAGGTCCGCCGCGCCGGGGAGGTCGTCGCCAACTATGTCGCCGCGGGCCAGGTCGGCCCGTCCGGGCGGCTGCAACGCCTGATCATCGGACGCTCACCCGGCGTCCGGTTCGAGGGAGGTGCCGATGTACAACCTGGTGCTGCTGGCCGCTAA
- a CDS encoding FAD-binding protein, producing the protein MTGDFDVVVLGAGLAGLSAAVTAATGGARTLVLERAPVIGGSAAISGGYVWAIEDEAALRREDPGPYQRHGLLVVEGYHDAIAWLSDFAPPLTGVERALAGRGRKFDMPVLLAHLTRALTAAGGQVVVGAQTENLARDSGGYLVEATTPAGPRRITARSVVLATGGRQADPDVRAGLVGGGFVPPLRGNPWSRGAGVALAAGLGASVNTANTGFYGHLFAEGAEPLSPIDYIAFALYHSSHGVLLDPAGHRFTDETRGDHNNAMALAAHGGRGLLLWSEAVQRAAAETPFIPGSPRLDRWAFSRDRGGHVGVADNVDALPVSLDAEARARLGDGRVFHADVVPAITFTFGGIEADTGGTALDTTGTPIDGLYPAGADLSDVYNEGYGGGLCLAVVSGRRAGQLAAARTGKEAQRV; encoded by the coding sequence ATGACCGGGGACTTCGACGTCGTCGTGCTCGGAGCCGGGCTCGCCGGGCTGTCCGCGGCCGTCACGGCGGCCACCGGCGGCGCGCGAACGCTGGTCCTGGAACGCGCACCGGTGATCGGAGGATCCGCGGCGATCTCCGGTGGCTACGTCTGGGCCATCGAGGACGAGGCTGCGCTGCGCCGGGAGGACCCCGGCCCGTACCAGCGCCACGGCCTGCTGGTCGTCGAGGGCTACCACGACGCCATCGCGTGGCTGTCGGACTTCGCGCCGCCCCTGACCGGCGTCGAACGGGCGCTGGCCGGGCGCGGCCGCAAGTTCGACATGCCGGTCCTGCTCGCCCACCTGACCCGGGCACTGACCGCGGCCGGCGGCCAGGTCGTCGTCGGCGCGCAGACCGAAAACCTGGCCCGGGACAGCGGCGGCTACCTGGTCGAAGCCACGACACCGGCCGGGCCGCGGCGGATCACCGCGCGGTCCGTCGTGCTCGCGACCGGGGGACGGCAGGCCGACCCCGACGTCCGGGCCGGGCTCGTCGGCGGCGGGTTCGTCCCGCCGCTGCGCGGCAACCCGTGGTCCCGCGGCGCCGGCGTCGCCCTCGCGGCCGGGCTCGGCGCGTCGGTCAACACCGCGAACACCGGCTTCTACGGCCACCTGTTCGCCGAAGGCGCCGAGCCGCTGAGCCCCATCGACTACATCGCCTTCGCGCTCTACCACAGCAGCCACGGCGTCCTGCTCGACCCGGCCGGCCACCGGTTCACCGACGAGACACGCGGCGACCACAACAACGCCATGGCGCTCGCCGCCCACGGTGGCCGCGGCCTCCTGCTGTGGTCCGAAGCCGTCCAGCGCGCCGCCGCCGAGACCCCGTTCATCCCCGGCAGCCCCCGCCTCGACCGCTGGGCGTTCTCCCGCGATCGCGGCGGCCACGTCGGCGTCGCCGACAACGTCGACGCCCTGCCGGTGTCGCTCGACGCCGAAGCCCGTGCCCGGCTCGGCGACGGCCGCGTCTTCCACGCCGACGTCGTCCCGGCCATCACCTTCACCTTCGGCGGCATCGAAGCCGACACCGGCGGCACCGCCCTGGACACCACCGGCACACCCATCGACGGCCTCTACCCGGCCGGCGCCGACCTGTCCGATGTGTATAACGAGGGTTACGGCGGCGGGCTGTGCCTGGCCGTGGTGTCCGGCCGCCGGGCCGGGCAGCTGGCCGCCGCTAGGACGGGCAAGGAGGCCCAACGTGTCTGA
- a CDS encoding nuclear transport factor 2 family protein produces MALREYLSCMDGQDPAKALELMEPDLRFLIALPSGEVAGTSKADFAAYLDGRNPVDRVHEILRYCADGDTEMVYGVVTEAGEPVGAFHSAAVVSPNGLLARYQAFFSTTFALIDWPEGAGR; encoded by the coding sequence GTGGCGTTGCGAGAATATCTGTCCTGTATGGACGGACAGGACCCGGCCAAAGCCCTCGAACTGATGGAACCGGACCTGCGGTTCCTGATCGCGCTGCCGTCCGGCGAGGTCGCCGGGACGTCCAAAGCGGACTTCGCGGCCTACCTCGACGGCCGCAACCCGGTCGACCGGGTGCACGAAATCCTCCGCTACTGCGCCGATGGCGACACCGAGATGGTCTACGGCGTCGTCACTGAAGCGGGTGAACCGGTCGGCGCCTTCCACTCGGCCGCGGTCGTGTCGCCGAACGGGCTGCTGGCCCGCTACCAGGCGTTCTTCAGCACGACGTTCGCCCTGATCGACTGGCCGGAAGGAGCCGGCCGATGA
- a CDS encoding ABC transporter substrate-binding protein → MRLRSTPVKVAAVAATLILAATACASANSAGVNDKEITIGAWYPLTGAVSASGVPQRAGADAYFKMINDRGGINGRKVNWIVKDNAFDPQQTVQIARELIGQDKVSAIVAANGTSQAEAAFPFVLQQSKVPILNELGGLDSWYNPPRANLFGTQTLYEDQAAALGDWVAKDGRKNVVVVHSDPAAFVKVAQAAQGVAKKSDPAMNVGLQPVKFQSTDYSPVVSQVKGKAPDAVVLILASPEAAAFMKEAKLQGLTAPTYSYAPVAAQSTLTLAGPAAEGARAVQLVKSPNDTDPAVQEFRDAMAKYEPGQPADFIALWGWAGAKVFAQIAQTVKGAVTSDALAKAYEQAKNIDPGVAPVMSFGPDRHMGSRDVQKVVVKNGKWTSEGDFYTPPAR, encoded by the coding sequence ATGCGCCTCCGCTCGACGCCCGTCAAAGTTGCCGCCGTCGCCGCGACCCTGATTCTCGCCGCCACCGCCTGTGCGAGCGCGAACTCGGCCGGAGTCAACGACAAAGAGATCACGATCGGGGCGTGGTACCCGCTCACCGGCGCGGTCAGCGCCTCCGGCGTCCCGCAGCGCGCCGGCGCGGACGCCTACTTCAAGATGATCAACGACCGCGGCGGCATCAACGGCCGCAAGGTCAACTGGATCGTCAAGGACAACGCGTTCGACCCGCAGCAGACCGTCCAGATCGCCCGCGAGCTGATCGGCCAGGACAAGGTCTCCGCCATCGTCGCGGCCAACGGGACTTCGCAGGCCGAGGCCGCGTTCCCGTTCGTGCTCCAGCAGTCGAAGGTGCCGATCCTCAACGAGCTCGGCGGCCTCGACTCCTGGTACAACCCGCCGCGCGCGAACCTCTTCGGCACGCAGACCCTCTACGAGGACCAGGCCGCCGCGCTCGGCGACTGGGTGGCCAAGGACGGCCGCAAGAACGTCGTCGTCGTGCACAGCGACCCTGCGGCGTTCGTCAAGGTCGCCCAGGCCGCCCAGGGCGTCGCCAAGAAGTCCGACCCGGCGATGAACGTCGGCCTGCAGCCGGTGAAGTTCCAGTCCACCGACTACAGCCCGGTCGTCAGCCAGGTGAAGGGCAAGGCGCCGGACGCGGTCGTCCTGATCCTCGCCTCGCCCGAGGCGGCCGCCTTCATGAAGGAGGCCAAGCTGCAGGGGCTCACCGCGCCGACGTACAGCTACGCGCCGGTCGCCGCGCAGTCCACGCTCACCCTGGCCGGCCCCGCCGCCGAGGGTGCCCGCGCCGTACAGCTGGTCAAGTCGCCCAACGACACCGACCCGGCCGTCCAGGAGTTCCGCGACGCCATGGCGAAGTACGAGCCCGGCCAGCCCGCCGACTTCATCGCGCTCTGGGGCTGGGCCGGGGCGAAGGTGTTCGCCCAGATCGCGCAGACCGTCAAGGGCGCGGTGACGTCCGACGCGCTGGCGAAAGCCTACGAACAGGCGAAGAACATCGACCCCGGCGTCGCTCCCGTGATGAGCTTCGGCCCGGACCGCCACATGGGCTCGCGTGACGTGCAGAAGGTCGTCGTCAAGAACGGCAAGTGGACCTCCGAAGGGGACTTCTACACCCCGCCCGCCCGGTGA
- a CDS encoding TetR/AcrR family transcriptional regulator → MTRTRGQAMTGARLVEPDEGPRSKRGAILAAAVEYFGETGYEATKWSAVAGRVGIGQTALYHYFESKAHCLLTIMRLELQRSRDQFVEATEGETDPVAALRAAVRAAFAVSESEILQMRILQNNMVLLAGPRASEREETERRAARELVQSIERDWTRLITQGMSQGVFPVRDAHTLALAMLGMIISVWRWYRPGGPTPLAEVRELIEGCCIRMVTE, encoded by the coding sequence GTGACGCGCACGAGAGGGCAGGCGATGACCGGGGCGAGGCTCGTGGAACCGGACGAAGGACCCCGGTCCAAGCGGGGCGCCATCCTGGCCGCCGCGGTCGAGTACTTCGGCGAGACGGGCTACGAGGCGACCAAGTGGTCGGCCGTGGCCGGCCGCGTCGGGATCGGGCAGACCGCGCTCTACCACTACTTCGAGTCCAAGGCGCACTGCCTGCTGACCATCATGCGGCTGGAGCTGCAGCGCTCGCGCGACCAGTTCGTCGAGGCCACCGAGGGCGAGACCGACCCGGTGGCGGCGCTGCGGGCCGCGGTGCGCGCGGCGTTCGCGGTGTCGGAGTCCGAGATCCTCCAGATGCGGATCCTGCAGAACAACATGGTGCTGCTGGCCGGGCCCCGCGCGTCCGAACGCGAGGAGACCGAGCGGCGCGCGGCCCGTGAGCTGGTGCAGAGCATCGAGCGCGACTGGACGCGCCTGATCACCCAGGGCATGTCCCAAGGCGTGTTCCCGGTCCGCGACGCCCACACCCTGGCGCTCGCCATGCTGGGCATGATCATCAGCGTCTGGCGGTGGTACCGGCCCGGTGGGCCGACGCCGCTGGCCGAGGTGCGGGAGCTCATCGAGGGCTGCTGCATCCGCATGGTCACCGAATAA
- a CDS encoding enoyl-CoA hydratase/isomerase family protein: MSVSVAVENGVAHVRLTRGRGNPIDLATAEGLLDSARRCEHARAVLLTAAGPAFCVGGDLREFAAAGDLRAHLDRVTGALHEALRILAALDAPVVAAVRGAVAGAGLGLLGVADLVVAADDVGFVAAYTGIGYTPDAGVSWSLPRLVGPRLALELLLTNRRLTAAEALAAGLVTSIAVDPEQAAAALAEQLTGAAFGVTKRLVRDGATTPFGQHLDTEARAIAEAAVSPSGRDGVAAFLARKPL; this comes from the coding sequence ATGAGCGTGTCGGTGGCCGTCGAGAACGGCGTCGCCCACGTCCGGCTGACCCGCGGCCGGGGAAACCCGATCGACCTCGCGACCGCGGAGGGTCTCCTGGACTCTGCCCGGCGGTGTGAGCACGCCCGCGCGGTGCTGCTCACGGCGGCCGGCCCGGCATTCTGCGTCGGCGGTGACCTGCGGGAGTTCGCGGCCGCCGGCGACCTTCGCGCCCACCTCGACCGGGTCACCGGCGCCCTGCACGAGGCACTGCGGATCCTCGCCGCGCTCGACGCTCCGGTGGTCGCCGCCGTGCGGGGCGCGGTCGCGGGGGCCGGGCTCGGGCTCCTCGGCGTCGCCGACCTCGTCGTCGCGGCCGACGACGTCGGCTTCGTGGCGGCCTACACCGGGATCGGCTATACGCCCGACGCGGGCGTTTCCTGGTCGCTGCCCCGGCTGGTCGGCCCTCGGCTGGCGCTCGAGCTGCTGCTGACGAACCGCCGTCTCACCGCCGCGGAGGCGTTGGCCGCCGGCCTGGTCACGAGCATCGCGGTGGATCCGGAGCAAGCGGCGGCCGCCCTCGCGGAGCAGCTGACCGGAGCGGCTTTCGGCGTCACCAAACGCCTGGTCCGGGACGGAGCGACAACTCCGTTCGGACAGCACCTGGACACCGAAGCCCGGGCCATCGCCGAGGCGGCGGTCTCCCCGTCCGGCCGGGACGGCGTCGCGGCCTTCCTCGCGCGGAAGCCGTTGTGA
- a CDS encoding SDR family NAD(P)-dependent oxidoreductase has product MFSLAGKTAVVTGASSGLGARFASVLASAGATVFAAARRADRLAALGPEIHAVTCDVSVEADRCRLAETAGRIDILVNNAGVPGERLAAKESAADFAEVLAVNLVAPFHLSRLMAERGDGGSIVNVASILGLVSAAPLGGASYAASKAGLIGLTRELAGQWGGAGIRVNALAPGWFRSEMTDDLFADERSRRWVERNTMLNRGGDVGELDGALLFLASDASSYYTGQVMVVDGGWTAR; this is encoded by the coding sequence ATGTTCTCCCTCGCCGGGAAGACGGCGGTGGTGACCGGGGCGTCGTCGGGGCTGGGCGCGCGGTTCGCGTCGGTGCTGGCTTCGGCGGGGGCCACCGTGTTCGCCGCCGCGCGCCGGGCTGACCGGCTGGCCGCTCTCGGTCCGGAGATCCATGCTGTGACCTGCGATGTTTCGGTCGAGGCGGACCGTTGCCGGCTGGCCGAGACGGCGGGCCGGATCGACATCCTGGTCAACAACGCCGGGGTGCCGGGGGAGCGGCTGGCCGCGAAGGAGAGCGCTGCGGATTTCGCGGAGGTGCTGGCGGTGAACCTGGTGGCGCCGTTCCACCTGTCCCGGCTGATGGCCGAGCGCGGGGACGGCGGCAGCATCGTCAACGTCGCGTCGATCCTCGGGCTGGTTTCGGCCGCGCCGCTGGGCGGGGCGAGCTACGCGGCGTCGAAGGCGGGGCTGATCGGGCTCACCCGGGAGCTGGCCGGCCAGTGGGGCGGCGCCGGGATCCGGGTCAACGCGCTGGCGCCCGGCTGGTTCCGCTCGGAGATGACCGACGACCTGTTCGCCGACGAGCGTTCCCGCCGGTGGGTGGAGCGCAACACGATGCTCAACCGCGGCGGCGATGTCGGCGAACTCGATGGGGCTCTGCTGTTCCTGGCCTCGGACGCCTCGTCGTACTACACCGGCCAGGTCATGGTGGTCGACGGCGGCTGGACCGCGCGATGA
- a CDS encoding SDR family oxidoreductase, whose protein sequence is MKVLDGQVAVITGGSRGIGLGIARAFRAAGAHVVIAARKADGLRDARAELLRGEGTGDVLDVVANAGEPEQAERCVADTMVHFGRVDVLVNNAATNPYMGDLLELDLPRAEKTVRVNQYGMIAWSRAAWHAWMSEHGGTIVNIASVGGMIVDPQIGYYNATKAAMLLMTRQLAYELGPKVRVNAIAPGVIKTELARAVWEAREAVLTAKLPLRRLGTTEDVANAALFLASEASSWMTGQALVLDGGATALPIAVDA, encoded by the coding sequence ATGAAGGTTCTCGACGGACAGGTCGCCGTGATCACCGGCGGCTCGCGCGGCATCGGTCTCGGCATCGCTCGTGCCTTCCGCGCGGCCGGGGCGCACGTCGTCATCGCGGCGCGCAAGGCCGACGGACTCAGGGACGCCCGCGCCGAGCTGCTCCGCGGCGAAGGCACCGGCGACGTCCTGGATGTCGTCGCCAACGCCGGCGAACCCGAGCAGGCCGAGCGCTGCGTCGCCGACACGATGGTCCACTTCGGACGCGTCGACGTCCTGGTGAACAACGCGGCGACCAACCCGTACATGGGTGACTTGCTGGAACTGGACCTGCCGCGCGCGGAGAAGACCGTGCGGGTCAACCAGTACGGGATGATCGCCTGGAGCCGTGCGGCCTGGCACGCCTGGATGAGCGAGCACGGCGGCACGATCGTCAACATCGCTTCGGTCGGCGGGATGATCGTCGACCCGCAGATCGGCTACTACAACGCCACCAAGGCCGCGATGCTGCTGATGACCCGCCAGCTGGCCTACGAACTCGGCCCGAAGGTCCGGGTCAACGCGATCGCCCCGGGCGTGATCAAGACCGAGCTGGCCCGGGCGGTGTGGGAGGCGCGCGAGGCCGTCCTCACCGCCAAGCTGCCGCTGCGCCGCCTAGGCACCACCGAGGACGTCGCCAACGCGGCGCTGTTCCTGGCGAGCGAGGCGTCGTCGTGGATGACCGGGCAGGCCCTCGTGCTGGACGGCGGCGCGACCGCTCTCCCGATCGCCGTGGACGCCTGA